CCCGTGCTGCCCGGGCACAGCAAAGCGTCCCTGCAGACgggcccctgctgccagccgcTCCACGTGGCACAGCTTGGGCACCTTTTGGCACCGCACAAAGGAGGTGCTGAGCACAAAGTCCCCTCGGGTGGGATGGTTCCTCCCCTGTGCCCCCACGGCTGCCGCGTCCCCTGCGTGCGTGGGGGGCACTCGACCCTCGTGGCTGTGCCcgggccaggggctgccctgggcctggcagcCGCGGAGTGCGGTGCCCCTGGGGTGCAGTGCCCACGGGGTGCGGTGCCCGCGGGGTGCGGTGCCCGCGGGGTGCGGTGCCCCTGGGGTGCGGTGCCCACGGGGTTCGGTGCCCCTGGGGTGCGGTGCCCACGGGGTGCGGTGCCCGCGGGGTGCGGTGCCCCTGGGGTGCGGTGCCCACGGGGTTCGGTGCCCCTGGGGTGCAGTGCCCACGGGGTGCGGTGCCCGCGGGGTGCGGTGCCCGCGGGGTGCGGTGCCCCTGGGGTGCGGTGCCCGCGGGGTGCGGTGCCCGCGGGGTGCGGTGCCCACGGGGTGCGGTGCCCGCAGGGTTCGGTGCCCGCGGGGTTCGGTGCCCCTGGGGTGCGGTGCCCGCGGGGTTCGGTGCCCCTAGGGTGCGGTGCCCGCGGGGTTCGGTGCCCACGGGGTTCGGTGCCCGCGGGGTTCGGTGCCCGCGGGGTGCGGTGCCCGCGGGGTGCGGTGCCCCTGGGGTGCGGTGCCCGCGGGGTTCGGTGCCCCTGGGGTGCGGTGCCCCTGGGGTGCGGTGCCCGCGGGACGGCTCAGACGCTGGTTtcatctgcagccttcttgatGAGCTTGGCAGAGAGGAGGGAGTGTGGCACGGGGTGGGGGCTCCGCGAGGCCGGGAGCATCAGCCGCACCTTCTGGTTGGTCCTGCGCCACTCGGAGTACAGCTGGCAGTGGTAGCGGAAGGACACCTGGCAGGGGgcgaggcagcagggaggttaCCAAGCTGCCACCCCCCCTACCGCAGCCCACAGAGGGTCGTGAGGTGCAGCCACCCCTTCCGCGTGCTCTTGGCAGAGTCCTGCTCCGGCAGCGCCCTCCTGGCACCCGCCACGTGCCAAGGCAGAGACCAGGCTGAGCAGGCCTGGCAAAGGGGCCCTCTGGCACCAggacagagtctgctcagctgGGTTTGGGTCCCAGGTTGGGAGGAACCACAAGGCGATCCCCTTTGCCCTAGCCAtgcaccacagctgggctgaAGCGAGCACCTTGCCCGGGCACAAGGAGGGTTTCTCGGCTgggccagcctcctgccacctcACAGACCCTGGTGGACCCTCTGCCCGCTGCAAAAGCCTCCTCTCCTTTGCCTGCAACAACAGGGCAGCGGTTGGGCTCATTTCTCCTGACAGCGCTGGGTCCTGGGAGAGgatggaggggggagaggagaggatgcaAAGGCTGAAGGGGACCtgaggcagcctggcccagaggcaggagctggcctCTGCAgttccagagcagccctggagggggcGCTCCGAGCCGGGCTCCCCAGCCAGCTGGCTCCTTGCTGTGCCCCGTCCTGAGCATCAACACCACCAGAGACCTCCTCACATCAACACCACCAGAGACCTCACATCAACACCACCAGAGaccttctctcctcctgctggtTCTTTAGCTCTGAAATTCAACTCCTCCAGGACGTcttgggggaggaagagaagctgcagatATTTCCCCTCCTATTTATTTTCCTAGAAATGGTGAGTAAGGCAATGCAATTCTGAACgctttcagcctctccccaaGCACAGGAAACGTTTAGCTGGCAAGCCAGGAGCCCCAGGAAGGGCATCTGAGAGGGCAACACCAGCACCCCTGCTCTGAATGGgtctcagccagctgctgtgagAAATGGAGCCCTGCCATGGCTTGGAGGTaattccctcccctcttcctgtTGCTGAGGGACAGCTGTGGGAATAAAGCTGTCTGctgatgaagcagcagcagaggcatctTGCAGCCTTCACAGGCAGCCTGTGAATGGGGAGCTGATGGTGCAAACTtccaggaaggctgctccaCAGGAAGGAGCTGCAAGCTTGGCCACAGCCCTCTCTTGCAATCCTCACCCCGATTGCAGCCATCACCACCCAgccacccaccagccctgctggcagcaggcaaggAGGAATTGCAGCTGAGGACAGTAAATGTGAACCCAGGGCCTTCACTTCGTGTCCTCCTCTGCTCAGGGGAACATGAGCACAGCAGAACTGAGCCCATTTTAGCCAGGACTTGGCATTTCAcaataaaacccccaacattttctcatttcctgcagatttccagctcctctggagCAGTCCTGGGACAGGGAGGACAGAAGCACTTCCTCAAGGTTTCCACTTTTATCTTGGGGCTTTCCACACAAATGAACTTATGCAGaatttcctccccagctccctgggcatgtGTGGGCTGTGGCAGCAATCAGAGGCTTCCACTGCAGGCACCCCCACAGCAAAGGCTGTGGCaccagctcccctggcacccgAGTCTGGAACGTCCTAACTCCAGGGACAGCTGACCTCTGGGATCAGAGCGTGGCAGGGAATGGGCTGTGGCACTTCTACTGCCCACACAACGCTTTGGGGTCCCACTatgccttctccagcccctgcactccttccctccagcccctgcactctttccctccagcaggcagctgggaaaggATCCACAGGGTGTGAGCACACCCAGGGCACTGAACAGCAGAGATCCCAGCCCAGAAATCCTCCTGGCAACAGAACAGGAAAGAAGGGAATGGGAAGCAGAGGCAAGGCCCTGGCCTGAGAGCCTCCacagtgagcagggctggggagccctcagggctctgggagtggcagggcagggagctgctccccagccccactgcgccccaggcctctcagctgGGACCACTCACAGTTGTGTTACACACCTCAGCCACCtttgctttcctgctcttctggaCTTGCCTCAGGCTgcaagctcctggctgcctggtgcAGCATGTCCAAAAAGATGCCAAGCGAGGCACCTGCAGGAAGCTCCTTCCCAGCATGGATCAGTGCAGCACCCTGACAGTGCCAGGtgcagcctcccaccagccaccagtcccagcagggcaggctgctctcccagccttgGCTAAGGGCTCAAGTCCAAAACcccaaggagagggagaagcccCAGGGCCAGTGCTCTTTGCACTCCCCCTGTGCCACTGCCACCTTCCAGACACTGGGAGGAGATGATTTAGTGGTAGgccacagagcccccagcagccaccatgcCCCTCCCGTGGGCAgggacctgtgctgggcagcacaaagcagggcagcagatgaTGGCAGATTGCTCAGGGGCCAAATGGTTTCCAGATTTCCTCCTAAACCACCCAGGTTTGTGTATCATCTCAAACAGGAACAGGCAGCACAACTGGGTTGGGCCTCCCCACCCAGGCTCAGCCACACCGGTGCCCAAGCAGAtgtcagcccaggagcagggctcccggctcagcctggcaggcagctgctcaggaagCGGCTGCTCAtcctcagcagctccactgGAAGGTAATTAAATGGATGTTGAAGAGAAGGAGCCCaaggactcgatgatccttggggcctcttccaaccttagttatactgtgaagGCTTGCTCCCAAATGAGCCCAGGGTTTGCCCCCGAAGGAGCCCAGGGTTTGCTCCCAAAGGAGCCCAGGGTTTGCCCCCGAAGGAGCCCAGGGTTTGCTCCCGAAGGAGCCCAGGGTTTGCCCCCGAAGGAGCCCAGGGTTTGCCCCCAAAGGAGCCCAGGGTTTGCTCCCGAAGGAGCCCAGGGTTTGCCCCTGAAGGAGCCCAGGGTTTGCCCCCGAAGGAGCCCAGGGTTTGCCCCCAAAGGAGCCCAGGGTTTGCCCCCAAAGGAGCCCAGGGTTCGCCCCCGAAGGAGCCCAGGGTTTGCCCCCGAAGGAGCCCAGGGTTTGCCCCCGAAGGAGCCCAGGGTTTGCCCCCGAAGGAGCCCAGGGTTTGCCCCCGAAGGAGCCCAGGGTTTGCCCCCAAAGGAGCCCAGGGTTTGCTCCCAAAGGAGCCCAGGGTTCGCCCCCGAAGGAGCCCAGGGTTCGCCCCCGAAGGAGCCCAGGGTTTGCCCCCGAAGGAGCCCAGGGTTTGCCCCCAAAGGAGCCCAGGGTTTGCCCCCAAAGGAGCCCAGGGTTTGCCCCCAAAGGAGCCCAGGGTTTGCTCCCAAAGGAGCCCAGGGTTTGCCCCCGAAGGAGCCCAGGGTTTGCCCCCGAAGGAGCCCAGAGTTTGCCCCCGAAGGAGCCCAGGGTTTGCCCCCGAAGGAGCCCAGGGTTTGCCCCCGAAGGAGCCCAGGGTTTGCTCCCAAAGGAGCCCAGGGTTCGCCCCCGAAGGAGCCCAGGGTTCGCCCCCGAAGGAGCCCAGAGTTTGCCCCCGAAGGAGCCCAGGGTTTGCCCCCAAAGGAGCCCAGGGTTTGCCCCCAAAGGAGCCCAGGGTTTGCTCCCGAAGGAGCCCAGGGTTTGCCCCCAAATGAGCCCAGGGTTTGCCCCCGAAGGAGCCCAGGGTTTGCCCCCAAAGGAGCCCAGGGTTTGCCCCCAAAGGAGCCCAGGGTTTGCCCCCAAAGGAGCCCAGGGTTTGCTCCCGAAGGAGCCCAGGGTTTGCCCCCGAAGGAGCCCAGGGTTTGCCCCCGAAGGAGCCCAGGGTTTGCCCCCAAAGGAGCCCAGGGTTTGCCCCCGAAGGAGCCCAGGGTTTGCTCCCGAAGGAGCCCAGGGTTTGCCCCCAAAGGAGCCCAGGGTTTGCCCCCAAAGGAGCCCAGGGTTTGCCCCCAAAGGAGCCCAGGGTTTGCTCCCGAAGGAGCCCAGGGTTTGCCCCCAAAGGAGCCCAGGGTTTGCCCCCAAAGGAGCCCAGGGTTTGCCCCCAAAGGAGCCCAGGGTATGCCcctgaaggcaggcaggaggggggcaCCGCGCTCCCCTCTGCCCGGGCGGGAGGCGCCGGCCGCAGCCTGGCACTTACCAGCGTCCAGAGGACGTAGATGGTGAACAGTGCAATGGTGAGGGCGATGAGGCCGATGGCCTCCAGCCGGCTGTTGAACTGCAGGTGGTCCTGCGCCCCCCGCAGGCACAGCCAGCCCGAGATGGCGGCCAGGGGAGTGATGAAGAGGAAGCAAACCATGTCGCAGAAGAGCGTCCGCTTCTCGCTGCGCGGCCCGGGGTCCTTCAGCCACTGCCGGGGGAAGGCACAGAGACCGCGCTCACCACGGGCACCGGGGGCACACGGGGCATACagtgtggctgctgtgctgggaagcaCTCACAGATGCCCCGCAGCAGGCGTTCAGCTGACAAAACCCTTCCCAgcaagcagagccaggcagtgcccagcatgCCTGTAACCAATGTGGGCAGGGGAGAGAGGCctggagaaagctggggagggacttttgacagggctgggagtgccaggacaagggacaatggctttgagctgggaaaggagagattgagagtggacaTATCCCAGTGGGGCCCTGAAGGGATGAGCcacacagacacagctgctGAAAACTGCCCCCCCACGACTGCCAAACCTCAGAGACCTTTGCCCACTGCTGGTGGCATCTGCTGGCACCACACTGCAGGCAGAAGAGAGCTGCCAggaccagcacagagcctgtcCTGGTGTGTTCCCATTTCCAGCTTTGCCTTGCTGCTCCCAAGGCAGTAGGACATGCAGCacctgcaggctctgcaccttgctctgcctcagcaggaggctctgcaggcccttccctcctgcagctctcagacctgcagcagctggccttCCACAGTCAGTCTCAAACCATTCACCACTTGTAGCAGCCCCAGCTTGGTTCCAGCCTGGGTTCACTTCAGATGCTCGACTTGGACAGCAGCAATTGTTCCACTTTTCCTGGGATTCTGCTATTTTcagccttccctttccttttttagacaagcaggcagctgtggttcctacccatgcccagctcctctgcatgctgggctgctggctccttccTTCTGCCCTGCACAAGGATCCTGCTCTTGGTCAGCAGTATTTACTTTTTTAAtcaaaataacagaaaattGGAGAATGTGGTAAAAaaaggcacagccagggcagggaatagagaatcacagagctggcagggctggaagggacctcaaggctcagccagttccaacccccctgccatgggcagggacacctcacaccacagcaggttgctcacagccacctccagcctggctgcaaacacctccaggcatgaggcttccaccacctccctgggcagcctgtgccaggctctcaccaccctcatggggaagaacttcttcctaacatccaatctgaatctccccacttctagttttgctccatccccccccagtcctatcactccctgacaccctcaagagtccctccccagctttcatgtagccctcttcagatcctggaaggccacagttaggtctccttagagccttctcttctccagcctgaacaaccccaactccctcagcctgactcCACATCCCCACAGGGCAGGGTGTCCCCAGGtgtccccacagccagcctgggagcaggctgctcacttGTGAACAGGCAGCATGAAAAGGGAACCATCAGAGCTGTGCACAGAAGGCTCCTTCAGACACAGTGCAAAGAGAGtgaaggaggggggtggggg
The DNA window shown above is from Dryobates pubescens isolate bDryPub1 chromosome 31, bDryPub1.pri, whole genome shotgun sequence and carries:
- the MARCHF2 gene encoding E3 ubiquitin-protein ligase MARCHF2 isoform X1, whose amino-acid sequence is MTTGDCCHLPGSLCDCPGGAALAKAVEEAERGRPHYVAQVSSKDGRLLSTVIKALGAQSDGPICRICHEGGSGEGLLSPCDCTGTLGTVHKSCLEKWLSSSNTSYCELCHTEFVVERRPRPLTEWLKDPGPRSEKRTLFCDMVCFLFITPLAAISGWLCLRGAQDHLQFNSRLEAIGLIALTIALFTIYVLWTLVSFRYHCQLYSEWRRTNQKVRLMLPASRSPHPVPHSLLSAKLIKKAADETSV